In Kryptolebias marmoratus isolate JLee-2015 linkage group LG20, ASM164957v2, whole genome shotgun sequence, a genomic segment contains:
- the LOC108229727 gene encoding zinc finger protein 37-like: METPTDPEPEPNRDQLLSPVSPVTEGPNPNQSQHVESEPAGTAELSLKKRRSSGSSRQSRTEPASESVICDVCGKSFRNKYKMKVHNRTHTGEKPHVCKICSKTFRESSDLTIHTRTHTGEKPYVCKVCGRGFMHSGGLTVHVRTHTGEKPYVCKVCRQSFRQSGTLSVHMRTHTGEKPYSCQRCGKDFSRNDNLLIHMRTHSDEEPDPAGNDSVRVRSHAGLKPFSCESCGKSFTHRSNLTVHMRTHTGEKPYSCQRCGKAFRHHSGWSVHMRTHTEKNLRNSGTPGRI; encoded by the coding sequence ATGGAGACTCCTActgatccagaaccagaaccaaacagagaCCAGCTCCTCTCTCCCGTCTCTCCTGTAACTGAGGGTCCAAATCCGAACCAAAGCCAACATGTGGAGTCAGAACCAGCTGGAACTGCTGAGCTGAGCCTGAAGAAgagacgttcttctgggtccaGCAGACAGTCCAGAACCGAGCCTGCTTCAGAGTCCGTTATATGTGACGTTTGTGGAAAAAGCTTTaggaataaatacaaaatgaaggTTCACAACAGAACCCACACCGGGGAGAAACCACACGTCTGTAAGATCTGCAGCAAAACCTTCCGAGAAAGCAGCGACTTAACGATCCACACGAGGACCCACACCGGAGAGAAGCCCTACGTGTGCAAAGTGTGCGGCAGAGGTTTCATGCACAGCGGTGGGCTGACTGTGCACGTGAGAACTCACACGGGGGAGAAACCCTACGTGTGCAAAGTGTGCAGGCAGAGTTTCCGACAAAGCGGCACGCTGTCCGTGCACATGAGGACCCACACCGGTGAGAAGCCCTACTCCTGCCAGCGATGTGGCAAAGATTTCAGTCGGAACGATAATTTGCTCATCCACATGAGGACTCACTCAGACGAGGAGCCAGACCCCGCCGGGAACGATTCCGTCCGTGTCAGAAGCCACGCGGGCCTGAAGCCGTTTTCCTGTGAGTCGTGTGGGAAAAGCTTCACTCATCGCAGTAACCTGACCGTCCACATGAGGACCCACACCGGGGAGAAGCCCTACTCCTGTCAGCGATGTGGAAAAGCTTTCCGGCACCACAGCGGCTGGTCCGTCCACATGAGGACGCACACGGAGAAGAACCTGCGGAACTCTGGGACTCCAGGAAGGATCTGA